The genomic window TGAAACAAAATTAATGTTTGAAAGTAACAAAAAATTAGAGGAATATATTACAAAATACACTGAAAATGAAGATGATATTCTTAAAGAATTAAACAGGAAAACATTTCTGGAAACTTTCAATCCAAGAATGATTTGCAGCCCTTTGCAAGGTAAAATTCTGCAAATGCTTAGTAATATGATTTCTCCAAAATATATTCTTGAAATTGGAACATTTACCGGCTATTCTGCAATTTGCCTGGCCAGAGGTTTGAAAAAAGACGGGAAATTATTCACTATTGAAATAAACGATGAATTGACCAAATATTCGCAAAATTTTTTTGAAAAAGCAAAATTGCAAAACAATATTGTTCAGAAAGTTGGGGATGCTCTTGAGATTATTCCAAAAATAGACAAGAATTTCGATTTGGTTTTTATTGATGCCGACAAAGAGCGATATTTGGATTACTATAAAATGATTTTTGACAAGGTAAATATTGGTGGTTTTATTATTGCCGATAATGTACTTTGGGAAGGAAAAGTTGTAGAAGAAAATCTTCCGAAAAACGACTTTTGCACGAGAGGGATATTAGAATTTAATAGTTTTGTGAATG from Bacteroidota bacterium includes these protein-coding regions:
- a CDS encoding O-methyltransferase; its protein translation is MFESNKKLEEYITKYTENEDDILKELNRKTFLETFNPRMICSPLQGKILQMLSNMISPKYILEIGTFTGYSAICLARGLKKDGKLFTIEINDELTKYSQNFFEKAKLQNNIVQKVGDALEIIPKIDKNFDLVFIDADKERYLDYYKMIFDKVNIGGFIIADNVLWEGKVVEENLPKNDFCTRGILEFNSFVNEDDRVENVIFPIRDGLMVLRKI